From Syntrophales bacterium:
CTGATGTAATCGGCAAGCCGGTCTATTCCCTCCGTTATCCCGCCATCTGTTCCGCCACTTATCCCGCCATTTATTCCGCCACCTTTCCTCTCAATGGCGGGACGCCGGGTAAACTTCACGACAAAAGCGCCGGTTATTTCCTTCAACTCAGGCTTGGGATTGCCGTTTATGACGCACCCCTCCACCATCCGTTGAAATCCCGTTCCCCATCCTTCGATAAAACCGATGTCATGGAATATGTTCGCCAGTCCCCTGTTGCGTGGGATGGAACGGTTTTCGGACAGCAGGTTCTTGATATTCAGTTCCTTGGGCAGAAGTCCCGGACTCCAGATCTCCAGGCGGTCGTCGAAAATACGGATCTGGATGTTGCCGGGGTCCGTATAATCCCGGTGGACAATGGCATTCACGACGGCCTCTCGCAACGCCTCCAGCGGATAATCCCATTTCTCGTCACGAGCGGCTTTGGCGCCGATACCTACGCCCATGCTGATATGCCTCTGGATAAATTCGAGGACCTCGCCGACCGCTGCAATCAGGTTCCCCTTGAAATCCTTCATGTCCAGGAAATGGACCATCGTCTTTCCCTTGAAGCGGGCGCCTTTGATCACAGCGCTGGGAATCAGGTCGTTTTCCTTTGTGAAACAGAGGTAGCCGGCGTTGGTAAGCTTTCCTTTTCTCAAAACCATCAGCTTCTCGATGATGCGTCTTTCCGGGATTTTACCGAAATGAAAGACCATTTCGTTCAGGCGGCGGATGGCGGCCACATCCAGATCCAGAGTCTTGAAATCCTGCGAGAGCGTCCGTTGATCAAAATCGGGGAGCGTATAACGTTTGATTAGGTCGCGAATCTCTGTGGCCGACAGTTTCTGGTTGGCCTTTCCAACCCGGACATAGGCTTTCTCAAAGGCAAAAACCGGCTTGTTGTCCGACTCGGGGATCTCCAGCTCCACGATTTCGCCGGGGCCGAAGGTCTTGACGTTGATCGAGGGATAGAGGATCGGGTCCGTGTGCATCTTGATCTTGTTGGCCATTTCCTCCAAGGTGTCCTTGCCTATGCTCAAACCCGTCGGATTTCCCTGATCATCCAGGCCGACGACGACCTTTCCGCCTTTTTTATTTGCGAAAGCGGACAGGGAAATGATGATCTCTTTCCAGGCAGCAAAGGAGGATTTCTTCTCCAGGGTTTCAGATTCTCGGTACATATGATTCCTCTCCTCTTTATAAGGTTCGCTGTGCGTCATCAGATTTATGCGGTATATTTCCCCGGTACCGAAGACCAGATGAAGCTTTGCGTATCAATCATATCCCTTGGCTTCAGATAATCGCTTATTTTTGATAATTCGTCAGACACGTATTGAGAAAAGAGAAGCAACCTTTCGTAGCTGTTCCAATTGATTTCCGAACGATAATGGAGTTCAAAGGCAAAGGCGTCCGCTGCATACTGGGTCACTGACGGTTTCATGAACATGTACTTTTCAGGGAAGGCAAGAAACAGGAAGTATGTCTGAGTCGTCCATTTCGCAGCATTGATATTTTCCAAAGCGGTCGCAAAACATTCAAACCTCTTTGATAATTGCTCGGAACCATAGAGAAGCCCAAACAAGGCGATTGAAAAAAGCTGCCTATTTTCGGCGGACTTCAATCCATCCGTCAACGTCATTTTTTCATTTTTAAATATCAAATTGGTTTTATTGACGACCTTGAGGGCGTGCAGACAGATCTCTTCATATTCCCCAAGCTCCATTAAATCCGCGAATGCAGATTGGTTCAGTAAGTTGGTCATCAGGTTGTGTGCTTCAACTTTGTACGCTCTTTCGTGTTTCAGATATTCATTGTCATAAAAACCCTTCGGGAATATTCGCGAAAACAAGGACACCAAATTCCCAATGGATCTGAATTTTACATCTTTGCTCTGGCCGGGCAGTCGAAGATTATCCAGAAGGGGGTGGGCTGCATCTTTGCCTTCGATTTTGGTAAGGAACGCCATGAAATCCTTGCCGATGGTCCTTTCGCCATGATTAACAAAGAATATTTTACAGTAAGGTCCGCCCGTTAATTCAATTATTTCTCCCAAGCCCCACGCTGTGACTTTTTCATATCTGACACGATCCCCTTTTTTAAAATCCATTTATCTCTCCCTCAGGTAAAATTCAGACCTGCCAGATTCTCTTAGTCAATCCATAGAGAAGTTCTGAACGTTTTTCTAATGCATCGAGTGTAAATTGTGGAACTGGCGTAAATTCCAGACTGGATTGCTGGATAAAATTCTGCATTGCGGAATTCGACTTATAGAAGT
This genomic window contains:
- a CDS encoding putative DNA binding domain-containing protein; this translates as MYRESETLEKKSSFAAWKEIIISLSAFANKKGGKVVVGLDDQGNPTGLSIGKDTLEEMANKIKMHTDPILYPSINVKTFGPGEIVELEIPESDNKPVFAFEKAYVRVGKANQKLSATEIRDLIKRYTLPDFDQRTLSQDFKTLDLDVAAIRRLNEMVFHFGKIPERRIIEKLMVLRKGKLTNAGYLCFTKENDLIPSAVIKGARFKGKTMVHFLDMKDFKGNLIAAVGEVLEFIQRHISMGVGIGAKAARDEKWDYPLEALREAVVNAIVHRDYTDPGNIQIRIFDDRLEIWSPGLLPKELNIKNLLSENRSIPRNRGLANIFHDIGFIEGWGTGFQRMVEGCVINGNPKPELKEITGAFVVKFTRRPAIERKGGGINGGISGGTDGGITEGIDRLADYIRNTPGKNVTEITAALDIPQRTIERLVKKLKEQGMIVFIGPRKTGGYFVSGLFIK